One stretch of Pontiella desulfatans DNA includes these proteins:
- a CDS encoding sugar phosphate isomerase/epimerase family protein, with translation MKTGLCSITLRQLDPAKLVSLVRQSGLDAIEWGGDVHVPPGALEVASDVRKMTLDAGLEVSSYGSYWKVVDAAGKPDPFEPVLESAMALGTDTIRIWAGHKPSDAVSASEREAVVDGMRHALDAAKAQGIKLALEFHANTLSDSNAATLDVLNELNHSHLFTYWQPIYWLTDPAYRLAGLQELSDRVLNLHVFHWLFSPGAGSWGDSTNRRPLEEGAADWETYFQVPLDPSCEHYALIEFVRGDDPEQFLRDAAALKAWLPKEKLETVVV, from the coding sequence ATGAAAACAGGACTCTGTTCAATAACGCTGCGCCAGTTGGATCCCGCGAAACTGGTCTCTTTGGTTAGGCAATCCGGGCTCGACGCGATCGAGTGGGGGGGCGATGTCCATGTGCCGCCCGGCGCCCTCGAGGTGGCTTCCGATGTCCGCAAGATGACGCTCGATGCCGGGTTGGAGGTTTCCTCCTACGGTTCGTATTGGAAGGTGGTCGATGCCGCGGGCAAGCCCGATCCCTTCGAGCCGGTGCTCGAAAGCGCCATGGCGCTCGGGACCGACACGATCCGCATTTGGGCCGGCCACAAGCCTTCGGATGCCGTAAGCGCCAGCGAGCGCGAGGCGGTCGTTGACGGCATGCGCCATGCGCTCGATGCCGCCAAGGCGCAGGGGATCAAGCTCGCGCTCGAATTCCACGCCAATACGCTTTCCGATAGCAATGCCGCCACGCTGGACGTCTTGAACGAACTCAACCATTCCCACCTTTTCACCTATTGGCAGCCGATCTATTGGCTGACGGATCCCGCGTACCGGCTGGCGGGGTTGCAGGAGTTGTCGGACCGGGTGCTGAACCTGCACGTGTTCCACTGGTTGTTCAGCCCGGGCGCCGGCTCGTGGGGCGACTCCACCAACCGCCGGCCGCTGGAAGAGGGGGCGGCGGATTGGGAAACCTATTTCCAGGTGCCGCTCGATCCTTCCTGCGAGCACTACGCCTTGATTGAGTTTGTTCGCGGCGACGACCCCGAACAATTCCTTCGGGATGCCGCGGCCCTCAAGGCCTGGTTGCCGAAGGAAAAGCTCGAGACGGTAGTCGTTTGA
- the recJ gene encoding single-stranded-DNA-specific exonuclease RecJ, with protein MPKQWNIHPTDLPLAESIAAQARLPLPIARVLVQRGFHDADGVGAFMNPRLSGLSDPFLLPDMEKAAVRLWAAIDGQESITVFGDYDVDGVTSSALLTRILTALGGRVRAFIPDRLDEGYGLSQDALERCLAEHGSTVVVSVDCGVNSVGSVAYAQQLGIDVIVTDHHEPEETTAPAYALINPKLGDQPDLENLSGVGVAFKLAHALVKLGRGQGKPAAIQLELRNYLDIVALGTVADIVPLVGENRILVRHGLAQLGWTRWVGLQALKDVAGVKGEADTFQLGFQLAPRINAAGRIGQPMQALQLLVTNDAGEAQRIAKLLDDTNAERRRIEREMADEAFAEIDEYFSAGKNFGLVVAREGWHPGVVGIVASRVARHYNRPAIIMGIEEDGSARGSCRSIDEYNLLEGLLACEVCLSKFGGHKMAAGLEVKPGELEAFKAAFNAAVAATLGETDLSPVLHIDAEVAPEEVDWDFLEQLKRLYPFGQENPEPVWAVRRLRVSGSPRVVGQNHLKLSLVAAGETFDAIAFNYPLENLPAGEVDVAFTLKENQWMGNSSLQLQVQDIRASG; from the coding sequence ATGCCCAAACAGTGGAACATCCATCCAACCGACCTGCCGCTCGCCGAGTCCATCGCCGCCCAGGCCCGGCTCCCGCTTCCGATTGCGCGTGTGCTGGTGCAACGCGGGTTCCACGATGCGGACGGGGTTGGCGCGTTCATGAATCCCCGCCTGTCCGGGCTGTCCGATCCCTTCCTGCTGCCCGACATGGAAAAGGCGGCCGTCCGGCTGTGGGCGGCGATCGACGGGCAGGAATCCATTACCGTATTCGGCGACTACGATGTGGACGGCGTCACCTCCTCGGCGCTGCTCACCCGTATTCTCACCGCCCTTGGGGGGCGGGTGCGGGCGTTCATTCCCGACCGGCTCGATGAAGGCTACGGCCTTTCGCAGGATGCCCTCGAACGCTGCCTCGCCGAACATGGTTCAACGGTCGTGGTTTCCGTCGATTGCGGCGTGAATTCGGTCGGGAGCGTGGCCTACGCCCAGCAACTCGGCATCGATGTCATCGTTACCGACCACCACGAGCCGGAGGAAACAACGGCCCCGGCCTATGCCTTGATCAACCCCAAGCTGGGCGATCAACCCGATCTCGAAAACCTGTCGGGGGTCGGGGTGGCCTTCAAGTTGGCCCATGCGCTCGTCAAGCTTGGGCGGGGGCAGGGGAAGCCTGCGGCCATCCAGCTCGAACTGCGAAACTATCTTGATATTGTCGCGCTCGGCACCGTGGCCGACATTGTTCCGCTGGTGGGCGAAAACCGCATCCTCGTGCGCCACGGCCTGGCCCAGCTCGGGTGGACCCGATGGGTCGGGCTCCAGGCCCTCAAAGACGTCGCCGGCGTGAAGGGGGAGGCCGATACCTTCCAACTCGGCTTCCAGCTCGCGCCGCGCATCAATGCCGCCGGCCGGATTGGCCAGCCGATGCAGGCCCTGCAACTGCTGGTGACCAACGATGCCGGCGAAGCGCAGCGCATCGCCAAGCTGCTCGACGACACCAACGCCGAGCGGCGGCGCATCGAGCGCGAAATGGCCGACGAGGCCTTTGCGGAGATCGATGAATATTTTTCCGCCGGGAAAAACTTTGGACTCGTCGTTGCCAGGGAGGGGTGGCATCCGGGGGTGGTCGGCATTGTTGCCTCGCGCGTGGCCCGCCACTACAACCGCCCCGCCATCATCATGGGAATCGAGGAGGATGGCTCCGCGCGCGGCTCGTGCCGCAGCATCGACGAATACAACCTGCTCGAAGGCTTGCTGGCCTGCGAGGTATGCCTGTCCAAATTCGGCGGCCACAAAATGGCGGCCGGGCTCGAAGTGAAACCCGGTGAACTGGAGGCCTTCAAGGCCGCCTTCAATGCCGCCGTGGCCGCAACCCTCGGCGAAACCGACCTTTCGCCCGTGCTGCACATCGATGCGGAGGTGGCGCCCGAAGAGGTGGATTGGGATTTCCTGGAACAGCTGAAGCGGCTCTATCCCTTCGGGCAGGAAAACCCCGAACCGGTCTGGGCCGTGCGGCGGCTGCGGGTGTCGGGCAGCCCCCGCGTGGTGGGGCAAAACCACCTGAAACTCTCGCTGGTGGCCGCCGGGGAAACCTTCGATGCCATCGCCTTCAACTATCCGCTGGAAAACCTGCCCGCCGGCGAGGTCGATGTGGCCTTCACGCTCAAGGAAAACCAGTGGATGGGCAACTCCAGCCTGCAGTTGCAGGTTCAGGACATCCGGGCGTCCGGATAG
- a CDS encoding sodium:solute symporter family transporter, protein MSNFDYIVIGVYLVFMLSLGPIYKSFSKTASDFFRGGGGMLWWVVGSSAFMNSFSAWSFTGGAAKAYETGTFLLILFSCNTVATLVCLAFTAHRFRQLRVITAVEAIRDRFGNSSEQIFNWLPLIFNILFGGIMLYTISVFMSGVFGAKMYQIILILGAVMIAMTLLGGSWAATAGDFVQMLVVLTITVIMAVLALNHEAIGGIGGLIANVPKGHFEWTEFERPSITWIYAITLVVNQIVFANSMQSGGARYLFVKDGGEARKSAWVSVVGFILLPIIWLIPAFASSVIFPDLASMFPNLNNPNEAAYVAIAKELLPTGLLGLLVCGIFAASLTSMNSLLNVFSAGFVRNFWIRVVDKNASEGRQILVGRIFIFIYGLIWMGIAMVLSQNDKIKLFELILIASASIGLPAALPMLYGMFVKKVPAWAGWSTMVFGFIVSLAIYLGFKYWGWSDALRYGWDASAPLSDIEFGDLKLGLTTGTIFLACTIWFFFTGIFHKYSSPEYREQVDKFFEVMNTPIDRSTEHEPDYESDSRQYAVLANLCLAYGGMVLLLLLVPNDLKARMLILICGGAVVVVGVVLRLIGIKRARNKA, encoded by the coding sequence ATGAGTAATTTCGACTACATTGTAATTGGCGTTTATCTGGTGTTCATGCTTTCGCTGGGGCCGATCTATAAGAGCTTCAGCAAAACGGCATCGGACTTCTTTCGCGGCGGCGGCGGCATGCTCTGGTGGGTGGTCGGCAGCTCTGCCTTCATGAACTCGTTCTCCGCGTGGTCGTTCACCGGCGGTGCGGCGAAAGCCTATGAAACCGGCACCTTCCTGCTGATCCTGTTTAGTTGCAACACGGTGGCCACGCTGGTCTGCCTGGCGTTCACGGCGCACCGTTTCCGCCAGTTGCGCGTCATCACGGCGGTGGAGGCCATCCGCGACCGGTTCGGCAATTCCAGCGAGCAAATCTTCAACTGGCTGCCGCTCATTTTCAACATCCTGTTTGGCGGCATCATGCTCTATACGATCTCCGTCTTCATGTCGGGCGTGTTCGGGGCGAAGATGTATCAGATCATTCTGATCCTTGGCGCGGTGATGATCGCCATGACGCTGCTCGGCGGTTCCTGGGCGGCGACCGCGGGCGACTTCGTCCAAATGCTGGTGGTACTGACGATCACGGTCATCATGGCGGTGCTGGCGCTGAACCACGAAGCCATCGGCGGCATTGGCGGCTTGATCGCCAACGTGCCGAAGGGCCATTTTGAATGGACGGAGTTCGAGCGGCCCAGCATTACGTGGATCTACGCCATCACGCTGGTGGTGAACCAGATCGTTTTCGCCAACAGCATGCAAAGCGGCGGCGCACGCTATCTGTTCGTGAAAGACGGCGGCGAAGCGCGCAAGTCCGCCTGGGTTTCCGTGGTTGGATTTATCCTCCTGCCCATCATCTGGCTTATTCCCGCCTTCGCCTCCTCGGTGATCTTCCCGGATCTGGCCTCCATGTTCCCCAATCTCAACAATCCAAACGAGGCCGCCTACGTGGCGATCGCGAAGGAGTTGCTGCCTACGGGATTGCTGGGGCTCTTGGTCTGCGGCATCTTCGCCGCCAGCCTCACGTCGATGAACAGTCTGCTGAACGTCTTTTCAGCTGGTTTCGTGCGGAATTTCTGGATCCGCGTGGTCGATAAAAACGCGAGCGAGGGACGCCAGATCCTGGTGGGCCGGATCTTTATTTTTATTTACGGTTTGATTTGGATGGGCATCGCGATGGTGCTTTCCCAGAATGACAAGATCAAACTGTTCGAGCTGATTCTCATCGCCTCGGCATCCATCGGCCTGCCGGCGGCGCTGCCCATGCTCTACGGCATGTTCGTGAAAAAGGTGCCCGCGTGGGCCGGTTGGAGCACGATGGTGTTCGGTTTCATTGTTTCACTCGCCATCTACCTTGGGTTCAAGTACTGGGGCTGGTCGGACGCGTTGCGCTATGGTTGGGATGCGTCCGCTCCGCTCAGCGATATTGAGTTCGGCGACCTCAAGCTAGGACTGACCACCGGCACGATCTTCCTGGCTTGCACGATCTGGTTTTTCTTTACGGGTATCTTCCATAAATATTCCAGCCCGGAATACCGCGAGCAGGTGGATAAGTTCTTTGAGGTGATGAACACACCCATCGACCGCTCCACCGAACACGAGCCGGACTATGAAAGCGACAGCCGCCAGTACGCCGTTCTTGCCAACCTATGTCTGGCCTACGGCGGCATGGTGCTGCTGTTGCTGCTGGTGCCGAACGACCTGAAGGCGCGCATGCTGATCTTGATCTGTGGCGGCGCGGTGGTGGTAGTCGGCGTCGTCCTCCGTCTAATCGGTATAAAGCGCGCCCGCAACAAAGCCTAA
- a CDS encoding NAD(P)-dependent oxidoreductase yields the protein MKTAFFNRVDPVGNTDMVDQVYADRQQLVAEISDLYPVLVTPDNFEDEVGNLQDLEVVFCTWRMLDLTEEQIDRLPNLKAILYAAGSVKNFAVPYLERGIKVCSAIEANGVPVAELALAQVLLAGAGFWRNSRECVDHDSTFMGNNHRGHGNYDNRVSILGNGTISNHLQALLAHHKLEVVVVPSRESNRTVSLEEAFSTSVAVVNLFPDRDDNVGVFDGKLFGSMLDSATFINVGRGRQVNEPELIQVMKERPDLTALLDVQHPEPPVDGSELYTVPNILLSGHIAGSKGTELRRMADYMVDEYKRLAAGEALKHEVDLETVRSMA from the coding sequence ATGAAGACGGCATTTTTTAACAGGGTGGATCCGGTGGGCAACACCGACATGGTGGATCAGGTCTATGCGGACCGCCAGCAATTGGTCGCTGAAATATCCGATTTGTATCCCGTCCTGGTTACGCCAGACAATTTTGAGGACGAGGTGGGGAATCTCCAGGATCTGGAGGTGGTCTTCTGCACCTGGCGCATGCTGGATCTGACGGAGGAGCAAATCGACCGGTTGCCCAATCTCAAGGCGATCCTTTATGCCGCCGGTTCCGTGAAAAACTTTGCCGTTCCCTACCTCGAGCGCGGGATCAAGGTGTGCAGCGCCATCGAAGCCAACGGGGTTCCGGTGGCCGAACTGGCGTTGGCGCAGGTGCTGCTCGCCGGTGCCGGGTTCTGGCGCAACAGCCGCGAGTGCGTCGACCACGACTCCACCTTCATGGGCAACAACCACCGTGGGCACGGCAACTACGACAACCGCGTTTCCATCCTCGGCAACGGCACCATCTCGAACCATCTCCAGGCACTGCTCGCGCACCACAAGCTCGAGGTCGTCGTGGTGCCCTCGCGCGAGTCCAACCGGACGGTTTCGCTTGAAGAGGCGTTCTCCACCTCGGTGGCCGTGGTCAACCTGTTCCCCGACCGCGACGACAACGTCGGCGTCTTCGACGGCAAGCTGTTCGGCAGCATGCTCGACAGCGCCACCTTCATCAACGTCGGCCGCGGCCGCCAGGTCAACGAACCCGAGCTGATCCAGGTGATGAAGGAGCGCCCGGACCTGACCGCGTTGCTCGACGTCCAGCACCCGGAGCCCCCGGTCGATGGGTCGGAACTCTATACCGTGCCGAATATTCTGTTGAGCGGGCACATTGCAGGTTCCAAGGGAACCGAGCTGCGGCGCATGGCCGACTATATGGTTGACGAATACAAGCGCTTGGCCGCCGGCGAAGCGTTGAAACATGAAGTGGATCTGGAAACCGTAAGGTCGATGGCCTAG
- a CDS encoding glycoside hydrolase family 3 C-terminal domain-containing protein, with amino-acid sequence MIKAQFSLSGDIRHSKTLGAFDARKPEVYVEEISGTSFIASAPGLEPGAYLVEIDLVEAVLDGVGQRVMDIQCGNAVLAQDLDLVVAAGGFKQPYRVSGTVEHLGDAQRGPLAVQFEGRVQEAKFNAITVKDEAGDVVAHVLARDLADAVDPDARIVPHVDEPPVYNDPSHPLEKRVDDLIRRMSPKEKIDQLVNAAGQIERLDVPGYDYWNECLHGVARNGYATVFPQATGMAAIWDAPMMRRIADAISTEARAKFNALGKVPVYHRNQGLTMWSPTLNLFRDPRWGRGQESYGEDPFLTARLGVEFIRGLQGDDGTYLKVAACAKHYAAHSGPEPGRRSFDVSPTARDLYETYLPQFEAAVREGGVEAVMGAYNSLYDEPCNTSHFLLTELLRGQWGFDGHVVADCGAIRSVYAHHRHVGTAEEAVALAVKAGCDLDCGVTFGSLLTARKEGLVSDEEIDRALHRLLRTRFRLGMFDPPAMNPWSKITLEQNDSPEHQALALEATRKSLVLLKNDGILPLGKSALKKVAVIGANADSVPALLGNYHGDPSAPVTFLDGVRAALGDAVEIIYDVGCPLALPKDDPEIDPSWFADALRLAAASDVVLYFGGISGELEGEEMPVNMEGFNGGDRTFIELPPVQTALLKKLHATGTPVVFINSSGGAVAFPWEAENLPAILQAWYPGQAGGTAVADVLFGACNPSGKLPLTFYRSTKDLPHYYDYGMANRTYRFFEGEPLYAFGHGLGYTRFEYGALTASEDAGIFRVSFELANAGAVDGEEVVQLYVRHLASSVSQPIHSLAAFQRLAVGGGERAMVELEFPVDALRHWDGEGGGYVVEPGGFEVRVGASSADIRQTLELQVQGRGEF; translated from the coding sequence GTGATCAAAGCTCAATTTTCGCTTAGTGGCGACATTAGGCATTCCAAGACCCTCGGCGCCTTCGATGCCAGAAAGCCCGAGGTTTATGTGGAGGAAATCTCGGGCACCTCGTTCATTGCATCGGCTCCGGGATTGGAGCCGGGGGCCTATTTGGTGGAGATCGATCTCGTCGAGGCGGTGCTCGACGGGGTGGGGCAGCGCGTGATGGACATCCAGTGCGGCAACGCCGTCTTGGCCCAGGATCTGGATTTGGTGGTGGCGGCCGGCGGTTTCAAGCAGCCCTACCGCGTTTCCGGAACCGTGGAGCACCTCGGCGATGCCCAGCGCGGGCCGCTCGCCGTCCAGTTCGAAGGCCGGGTGCAGGAGGCCAAGTTCAATGCCATCACGGTGAAGGATGAGGCCGGCGACGTGGTGGCGCATGTGCTCGCCAGGGATCTTGCCGATGCGGTCGATCCGGATGCGCGCATCGTCCCGCACGTGGATGAACCGCCGGTTTACAACGATCCCTCCCACCCCTTGGAAAAACGGGTGGACGACCTGATCCGCCGCATGTCGCCCAAGGAAAAGATCGACCAGCTGGTCAATGCCGCCGGCCAGATCGAGCGGCTGGACGTGCCGGGCTACGACTATTGGAACGAATGCCTCCATGGCGTGGCCCGCAACGGCTATGCGACCGTCTTCCCGCAGGCCACCGGCATGGCCGCCATCTGGGATGCGCCGATGATGCGCCGCATTGCCGATGCCATCTCCACCGAGGCGCGCGCCAAGTTCAACGCGCTCGGAAAGGTGCCGGTCTACCACCGCAACCAGGGGCTGACCATGTGGTCGCCCACCCTCAATCTCTTTCGCGACCCGCGCTGGGGGCGCGGCCAGGAAAGCTATGGCGAAGACCCGTTCCTGACCGCCCGCCTCGGCGTGGAATTCATCCGGGGCCTGCAGGGCGACGACGGAACCTATCTGAAAGTGGCCGCGTGCGCGAAGCACTATGCCGCCCACAGCGGCCCCGAACCGGGACGGCGCTCCTTCGATGTTTCGCCAACCGCGCGCGACCTCTACGAAACCTATCTGCCCCAGTTCGAGGCGGCCGTGCGCGAGGGCGGTGTGGAAGCCGTGATGGGCGCCTACAACAGCCTCTACGACGAACCCTGCAACACCAGCCATTTCCTGCTGACCGAGCTGCTGCGCGGGCAGTGGGGGTTCGACGGGCATGTCGTGGCCGACTGCGGCGCGATCCGCAGCGTCTATGCCCACCATCGCCATGTGGGAACGGCGGAGGAGGCCGTTGCCCTCGCCGTCAAGGCCGGGTGCGATCTCGATTGCGGCGTCACCTTCGGCAGCCTACTCACCGCCCGCAAGGAAGGGCTCGTTTCGGACGAAGAGATCGACCGCGCACTGCACCGCCTGCTGCGTACCCGCTTCCGTTTGGGCATGTTCGATCCACCGGCGATGAACCCCTGGTCGAAGATTACGCTGGAACAAAACGACTCGCCGGAGCACCAGGCGCTTGCGCTTGAGGCAACGCGGAAATCGCTGGTGCTGCTGAAAAACGACGGCATCCTGCCGCTCGGAAAATCCGCGCTGAAAAAGGTGGCGGTCATCGGAGCGAACGCCGATTCGGTTCCGGCGCTGCTGGGCAACTACCACGGCGATCCCTCCGCCCCCGTCACCTTTTTGGATGGGGTTCGCGCCGCCCTCGGAGACGCGGTCGAAATCATCTACGACGTGGGCTGTCCGCTGGCTTTGCCGAAGGATGATCCCGAAATCGATCCCTCCTGGTTCGCGGACGCGCTCCGGCTGGCCGCCGCATCCGATGTGGTGCTCTATTTCGGCGGCATCAGCGGCGAGCTCGAAGGCGAGGAGATGCCGGTTAACATGGAGGGCTTCAACGGCGGCGACCGCACCTTCATCGAATTGCCGCCGGTGCAGACCGCGTTGCTCAAGAAGCTCCACGCCACCGGAACGCCGGTGGTTTTCATCAACAGCAGCGGCGGGGCCGTGGCCTTTCCGTGGGAGGCCGAAAACCTGCCGGCGATCCTGCAGGCGTGGTATCCCGGCCAGGCGGGCGGCACCGCGGTGGCCGATGTGCTGTTCGGCGCCTGCAACCCTTCCGGCAAGCTTCCGCTCACCTTCTACCGCTCGACCAAAGACCTACCGCACTACTACGACTACGGCATGGCCAACCGCACCTACCGGTTCTTTGAAGGGGAGCCGCTCTATGCATTTGGCCACGGCCTGGGCTACACCCGATTTGAATATGGAGCATTAACCGCGTCCGAAGACGCGGGCATCTTCCGCGTCTCCTTCGAGCTAGCCAATGCCGGGGCGGTCGATGGGGAAGAGGTTGTGCAGCTCTATGTCCGGCATCTCGCCTCTTCCGTCTCGCAGCCGATCCACAGCCTCGCGGCGTTCCAGCGGTTGGCCGTTGGCGGCGGGGAGCGCGCGATGGTGGAGTTGGAGTTTCCGGTCGATGCATTGCGCCATTGGGATGGCGAGGGTGGGGGATATGTGGTTGAACCGGGCGGGTTCGAAGTCCGGGTTGGCGCCTCTTCCGCAGATATCCGGCAGACGCTCGAACTCCAGGTTCAAGGGCGCGGCGAATTTTAA
- a CDS encoding SHD1 domain-containing protein has product MKNSRKINKGAPSGFVVSLLVHAAAFLLAGMLVVFTVHQKEETKFVPPKPVDRPKMKLKKPKVKVKKTAKPKPTTRIVTKVKRASMPDIQLPEMSGMADGLVGDIGGFELLPDLQQMTVFGGGQTIGNDFVGTFYDFKRDRAGRPIPMSDVQFVDAMIKFNSSGWKPSSISRYYRSPNKRYATSFMMPPIRSSVAPTAFNEADTIGYAWMVHYKGKLVYPEDIKFRFWGMGDDILAVRVNGEIVLNACWEDNNRGTYLIGGKWVSNATKNRQFYMGNNLAWGGDWIELKAGEPVDMEVIVGEVPGGTFCSMLTVEVEDAEYENNRQSRGIFPMFKTAETTHDLADAILEHLVPGEADVFKGPIFRDYLVPENTNTAVVAEQEAEAPEPGAEEEPSKMRLWTLNNGKTVEAEYITKIGNDVVLRSAKGKQVKVPVAEVSAEDIDYIQISNPPKFSVDFLRSSKQVFIETTPYLNETPPRVLEWTFGAKLKQENSMAYDHELKVEYYAFGQQYLDADKYKLLDHQVAHFTPTAENKRAFRMEGKRAVQLMDYDLMDHRRGMRVAESLVLVTDVRGEIVAYNSTANWLYDNLETLQERQVGQFLDKSCERVYPTGPKPTRY; this is encoded by the coding sequence ATGAAAAACAGTAGAAAAATAAACAAGGGGGCTCCGAGCGGGTTTGTGGTGAGTTTGCTGGTGCATGCGGCGGCGTTCCTGCTGGCCGGCATGCTGGTGGTGTTCACGGTGCACCAGAAGGAGGAGACGAAGTTTGTTCCGCCGAAGCCGGTCGACCGCCCGAAGATGAAGCTCAAGAAGCCGAAGGTGAAGGTGAAGAAGACGGCCAAGCCGAAACCCACCACCCGCATCGTGACGAAGGTCAAGCGCGCCAGCATGCCGGACATCCAGCTGCCGGAAATGAGCGGGATGGCGGATGGCCTGGTCGGGGACATCGGCGGGTTCGAGCTGCTGCCGGATTTGCAGCAGATGACGGTCTTCGGCGGCGGGCAGACCATCGGCAACGACTTTGTCGGCACCTTCTACGATTTCAAGCGCGACCGCGCCGGCCGCCCGATCCCGATGTCGGATGTCCAGTTCGTGGACGCGATGATCAAGTTTAATTCCAGCGGCTGGAAGCCCTCGTCGATCAGCCGCTACTACCGCTCGCCGAACAAGCGGTATGCGACGAGTTTCATGATGCCGCCGATCCGCTCGTCGGTTGCGCCGACCGCGTTCAACGAAGCCGACACCATCGGCTATGCGTGGATGGTCCACTACAAGGGGAAGCTGGTTTATCCGGAGGATATCAAGTTCCGTTTCTGGGGGATGGGCGACGATATCCTGGCGGTGCGGGTGAACGGGGAGATCGTGCTCAACGCCTGCTGGGAGGATAACAACCGGGGCACCTACCTGATCGGCGGGAAGTGGGTGAGCAACGCCACCAAGAACCGCCAGTTCTACATGGGCAACAACCTGGCCTGGGGCGGCGACTGGATCGAGCTCAAGGCCGGCGAGCCGGTGGACATGGAGGTGATCGTCGGCGAGGTGCCGGGCGGCACCTTCTGCTCGATGCTGACGGTGGAGGTCGAAGACGCGGAATACGAAAACAACCGCCAGAGCCGCGGCATCTTCCCGATGTTCAAGACGGCGGAAACCACGCACGACCTGGCCGATGCCATCCTCGAGCATCTCGTTCCGGGCGAGGCCGACGTTTTCAAAGGCCCCATCTTCCGGGACTACCTGGTGCCCGAAAACACCAACACCGCGGTGGTGGCCGAGCAGGAGGCCGAAGCCCCGGAGCCCGGGGCGGAGGAGGAGCCTTCCAAGATGCGGTTGTGGACGCTTAACAACGGCAAGACCGTCGAAGCCGAATACATCACCAAGATCGGCAACGATGTCGTGCTGCGTTCGGCCAAGGGCAAGCAGGTCAAGGTGCCCGTGGCGGAGGTTTCGGCCGAAGACATCGACTATATCCAGATCTCGAATCCGCCGAAGTTCTCGGTCGATTTCCTTCGCTCGAGCAAGCAGGTGTTCATCGAAACCACGCCCTACCTCAACGAAACCCCGCCGCGCGTCCTCGAATGGACCTTCGGGGCCAAGCTGAAGCAGGAAAACTCCATGGCCTACGACCACGAGCTGAAGGTGGAATACTATGCGTTCGGCCAGCAGTATCTCGACGCCGACAAATACAAGCTGCTCGACCACCAGGTTGCGCACTTCACCCCGACGGCCGAGAACAAGCGCGCCTTCCGGATGGAAGGGAAGCGGGCCGTCCAGCTGATGGACTACGACCTGATGGACCACCGCCGCGGCATGCGCGTGGCCGAAAGCCTGGTGCTGGTCACCGACGTCCGCGGCGAAATCGTCGCCTACAATTCGACGGCGAACTGGCTGTACGACAACCTCGAAACCCTGCAGGAGCGACAAGTAGGCCAGTTCCTCGACAAGAGCTGCGAGCGGGTCTACCCCACCGGTCCCAAACCCACGAGATATTAA